A single region of the Streptomyces diastaticus subsp. diastaticus genome encodes:
- a CDS encoding transglycosylase domain-containing protein, giving the protein MSEHRRKPPQQQGGGRAAARRSQSGRRAAPRGASHAPSASFGSEGEERPYGGRAEARRAAKGGRRRAADHGAGHGAGAGGGRRGGGGGSEGGRGRGRGREPEKKRFIDYPRAGKYGWRRFVPSWKQVTGTCLGFFGLLVATAGIGLAMVDIPDPQRTANVQKNVYYWSDDTQMVIAGGGDKNRQIVDIEEIPQSMQNAVVAAENATFWDDNGVDPMGIARAVVNMAMGGSTQSGSTITQQYVKNTYLSQEQTLKRKITELLISVKVGGIQSKETILAGYLNTAYYGRGAYGIEAAARAYYNKSAIDLDTSESAFLAATLNGPNLYDPAGGQGPGASAKENTERATNRWKFALRRMVEIGELDQSERQEILTKGFPEPDKPKPATNKAGQIGYLTDLADNYIIANTNISRNKLDQGGYKIHTTFDKKKMAALTKAVEKVEKENIDEKKRPETDKYVQFGGASVEPKTGKIKAIYGGSDATVHFTNNADYTGVQVGSTFKPFVLSAAMEYGIRDPDLPPEQTPEQRTIVSPKSIYDGDNKLKVKNYDGTIWHNEKDEEWHQRNDGDESKGDIDLRTAMQFSTNTPYIQLAMDVGLDKVRQTAEAAGIKKDNLPGWRSPSFALGTSAPSAIRLAGAYATFAASGKQAEPYSVESIESKDGEVWNHDEVAKVKQGIPADVADNVTDVLRTVVQEGTGTAAKPVDAQWPTAGKTGTTDGNKSAWFAGYTRQLSTAIGMFRVDDQAKNQKFLEMYGTGGQKSIHGASFPAEIWTEYMLSAMKDKSPQQFPEPSDLGTIVGEPTPTPPPSPTETEEEESPDPSPTTEAPPTSPEPDPTSTCRPLDWECRQNENGGNENGGEENGGSGDPGGGEPTTEQPDPGENEGNENGNPGAWFGSSK; this is encoded by the coding sequence ATGAGCGAGCATCGTCGCAAACCGCCGCAGCAGCAGGGCGGCGGACGTGCCGCCGCCCGGCGTAGCCAGTCAGGCCGCCGTGCTGCGCCGCGTGGCGCCTCTCATGCGCCTTCCGCCTCGTTCGGTTCCGAGGGCGAGGAACGCCCGTACGGGGGCCGCGCCGAGGCGCGCCGGGCGGCCAAGGGCGGCCGCCGCAGGGCCGCCGACCACGGTGCCGGACACGGCGCCGGCGCGGGTGGCGGCCGTCGGGGTGGCGGAGGCGGGTCCGAAGGAGGGCGGGGCCGTGGTCGCGGCCGTGAGCCGGAGAAGAAGCGCTTCATCGACTACCCACGTGCGGGGAAGTACGGCTGGCGCCGCTTCGTGCCTTCGTGGAAGCAGGTGACGGGCACCTGCCTCGGATTCTTCGGCCTGCTGGTGGCGACCGCCGGCATAGGCCTGGCCATGGTGGACATCCCGGACCCGCAGAGGACGGCGAACGTCCAGAAGAACGTCTACTACTGGTCCGACGACACGCAGATGGTCATCGCGGGGGGCGGTGACAAGAACCGCCAGATCGTCGACATCGAAGAGATTCCGCAGTCGATGCAGAACGCGGTGGTCGCGGCCGAGAACGCCACCTTCTGGGACGACAACGGCGTGGACCCGATGGGTATCGCCCGAGCCGTGGTGAACATGGCGATGGGCGGCAGCACCCAGAGTGGATCGACCATCACCCAGCAGTACGTCAAGAACACCTACCTCAGCCAGGAGCAGACGCTCAAGCGCAAGATCACGGAGCTGCTGATCTCGGTGAAGGTGGGCGGTATCCAGTCGAAGGAGACGATCCTCGCGGGATATCTCAACACTGCCTACTACGGACGTGGTGCGTACGGCATCGAGGCCGCCGCACGCGCCTACTACAACAAGTCCGCCATCGACCTCGACACCAGCGAGTCGGCGTTCCTAGCAGCCACTCTCAACGGCCCGAACCTCTACGACCCGGCGGGCGGCCAGGGTCCCGGCGCCTCGGCGAAGGAGAACACGGAGCGGGCGACCAACCGCTGGAAGTTCGCGCTGCGCCGCATGGTCGAGATCGGTGAGCTGGACCAGAGCGAGCGGCAGGAGATCCTGACCAAGGGCTTCCCCGAGCCCGACAAGCCCAAGCCGGCCACCAACAAGGCAGGTCAGATCGGCTACCTGACCGACCTGGCTGACAACTACATCATCGCCAACACCAACATCAGCCGCAACAAGCTCGATCAGGGCGGCTACAAGATCCACACCACCTTCGACAAGAAGAAGATGGCGGCTCTGACCAAGGCCGTCGAGAAGGTGGAGAAGGAGAACATCGACGAGAAGAAGCGGCCCGAGACGGACAAGTACGTCCAGTTCGGCGGCGCTTCGGTCGAGCCCAAGACCGGCAAGATCAAGGCGATCTACGGCGGCTCCGACGCCACGGTCCACTTCACCAACAACGCCGACTACACCGGCGTCCAGGTCGGCTCCACCTTCAAGCCGTTCGTTCTCTCGGCCGCCATGGAGTACGGCATCCGCGACCCGGACCTGCCGCCCGAGCAGACGCCGGAGCAGCGGACCATCGTGTCGCCGAAGAGCATCTACGACGGCGACAACAAGCTGAAGGTGAAGAACTACGACGGCACGATCTGGCACAACGAGAAGGACGAGGAGTGGCATCAGCGCAACGACGGCGATGAGTCGAAGGGCGACATCGACCTGAGGACCGCGATGCAGTTCTCGACCAACACGCCCTACATCCAGCTCGCCATGGACGTCGGCCTCGACAAGGTCCGCCAGACGGCCGAGGCGGCGGGGATCAAGAAGGACAACCTCCCCGGCTGGCGCAGTCCCTCCTTCGCCCTTGGCACCTCGGCGCCGAGCGCCATCCGGCTCGCCGGCGCGTACGCCACGTTCGCGGCCAGCGGCAAGCAGGCCGAGCCGTACTCGGTGGAGTCCATCGAGAGCAAGGACGGCGAGGTCTGGAACCACGACGAGGTCGCCAAGGTGAAGCAGGGCATCCCGGCGGACGTCGCGGACAACGTCACCGACGTCCTGCGCACCGTGGTGCAGGAGGGCACGGGTACGGCCGCCAAGCCGGTCGACGCCCAGTGGCCGACCGCCGGCAAGACCGGTACGACCGACGGCAACAAGTCGGCGTGGTTCGCCGGGTACACCCGGCAGCTCTCCACCGCCATCGGGATGTTCCGCGTGGACGACCAGGCGAAGAACCAGAAGTTCCTGGAGATGTACGGAACCGGTGGCCAGAAGTCGATCCACGGTGCCTCGTTCCCGGCCGAGATCTGGACCGAGTACATGCTGTCGGCGATGAAGGACAAGAGCCCGCAGCAGTTCCCGGAGCCCTCCGACCTCGGCACGATCGTCGGCGAGCCGACGCCCACGCCGCCGCCCTCGCCGACCGAGACGGAGGAGGAGGAGTCACCGGACCCGTCGCCGACCACGGAGGCGCCGCCGACGTCCCCGGAGCCCGACCCCACCTCGACCTGCCGGCCGCTCGACTGGGAGTGCCGCCAGAACGAGAACGGCGGCAACGAGAACGGGGGCGAAGAGAACGGCGGTTCGGGCGACCCGGGAGGTGGGGAACCCACCACGGAGCAACCGGACCCCGGTGAGAACGAGGGCAACGAGAACGGCAATCCGGGGGCCTGGTTCGGGTCCAGCAAGTAG
- a CDS encoding PadR family transcriptional regulator: protein MSRRSGILEFAVLGLLRESPMHGYELRKRLNTSLGIFRAFSYGTLYPCLKTLVANGWLIEESSVPPEDTPAVPLTGRRAKIVYRLTAEGKEHFEELLSQTGPDAYEDEHFAARFAFFGQTSRDVRMRVLEGRRSRLEERLEKMRASLARTRERLDDYTLELQRHGMESVEREVRWLNELIESERSGRHRRTGQDGSPQQGTSGEKDDLPRSREDSRPDSSDDTAT from the coding sequence ATGAGCAGACGCTCCGGCATCCTCGAGTTCGCCGTCCTCGGGCTGCTGCGCGAGTCCCCGATGCACGGCTACGAGCTGCGGAAACGACTCAACACCTCGCTCGGGATCTTCCGCGCCTTCAGCTACGGCACGCTCTATCCGTGCCTCAAAACGCTGGTTGCCAACGGCTGGTTGATCGAGGAGTCCAGCGTCCCGCCCGAGGACACCCCCGCGGTGCCCCTCACCGGACGCCGGGCCAAGATCGTCTACCGGCTCACCGCGGAAGGTAAGGAGCACTTCGAGGAACTGCTCTCGCAGACCGGTCCCGACGCCTACGAGGACGAGCACTTCGCCGCCCGCTTCGCCTTCTTCGGCCAGACGTCGCGCGATGTCCGCATGCGGGTGCTCGAAGGCCGGCGCAGCCGGCTGGAGGAGCGGCTGGAGAAGATGCGGGCCTCACTGGCCCGCACCAGGGAGCGCCTCGACGACTACACCCTCGAACTCCAACGGCACGGAATGGAGTCCGTGGAGCGCGAGGTGCGCTGGCTGAACGAGCTGATCGAGAGCGAACGGTCGGGCCGCCACCGGCGGACCGGCCAGGACGGCTCACCTCAGCAGGGCACATCCGGAGAGAAGGACGATCTGCCCCGGTCGCGGGAGGACTCCCGCCCGGATTCGTCCGACGACACCGCCACATGA
- a CDS encoding inositol-3-phosphate synthase: MGSVRVAIVGVGNCAASLVQGVEYYKDADPDSKVPGLMHVQFGDYHVRDVDFVAAFDVDAKKVGLDLADAIGASENNTIKICDVPSTGVTVQRGHTLDGLGRYYRETIEESAEEPADIVQTLKDRQVDVLVCYLPVGSEDAAKYYAQCAIDAKVAFVNALPVFIAGTKEWADKFTEAGVPIVGDDIKSQVGATITHRVMAKLFEDRGVILDRTMQLNVGGNMDFKNMLERDRLESKKISKTQAVTSQIRDRDLGADNVHIGPSDYVAWLDDRKWAYVRLEGRAFGDVPLNLEYKLEVWDSPNSAGVIIDAVRAAKIAKDRGVGGPILSASSYFMKSPPVQYFDDEAHANVEKFIKGEVER, translated from the coding sequence ATGGGTTCGGTTCGCGTAGCCATCGTCGGCGTGGGCAACTGCGCCGCCTCACTGGTGCAGGGCGTCGAGTACTACAAGGACGCCGACCCGGACAGCAAGGTCCCGGGCCTCATGCATGTCCAGTTCGGCGACTACCACGTCCGCGACGTCGACTTCGTCGCCGCCTTCGACGTGGATGCCAAGAAGGTCGGCCTGGACCTCGCCGACGCCATCGGCGCCAGTGAGAACAACACGATCAAGATCTGCGACGTGCCGAGCACCGGCGTGACCGTCCAGCGCGGTCACACCCTGGACGGCCTCGGCCGGTACTACCGGGAGACCATCGAGGAGTCGGCCGAGGAGCCCGCCGACATCGTCCAGACCCTCAAGGACCGCCAGGTCGACGTCCTCGTCTGCTACCTGCCGGTGGGCTCCGAGGACGCCGCGAAGTACTACGCGCAGTGCGCCATCGACGCCAAGGTCGCGTTCGTCAACGCCCTCCCGGTCTTCATCGCCGGCACCAAGGAGTGGGCGGACAAGTTCACCGAGGCCGGGGTCCCGATCGTCGGTGACGACATCAAGTCCCAGGTCGGCGCGACGATCACGCACCGCGTGATGGCGAAGCTCTTCGAGGACCGGGGCGTCATCCTGGACCGCACGATGCAGCTCAACGTCGGCGGCAACATGGACTTCAAGAACATGCTGGAGCGCGACCGCCTGGAGTCCAAGAAGATCTCCAAGACCCAGGCCGTCACCTCGCAGATCCGCGACCGCGACCTGGGCGCGGACAACGTCCACATCGGCCCCTCGGACTACGTGGCCTGGCTGGACGACCGCAAGTGGGCCTACGTCCGCCTGGAGGGCCGCGCCTTCGGCGACGTCCCGCTGAACCTGGAGTACAAGCTGGAGGTCTGGGACTCCCCGAACTCCGCCGGTGTCATCATCGACGCCGTCCGCGCCGCGAAGATCGCCAAGGACCGGGGAGTCGGCGGTCCCATCCTCTCCGCGAGCAGCTACTTCATGAAGAGCCCGCCCGTCCAGTACTTCGACGACGAGGCCCACGCCAACGTCGAGAAGTTCATCAAGGGCGAGGTCGAGCGCTGA
- a CDS encoding MFS transporter, producing the protein MSVVGDLRVLLRVRDFRRLLTVRLLSQGADGVFQVALATHVVFSPEKQTSAAAIASAMAVLLLPYSLIGPFAGVLLDRWRRRQVFLYGNLLRAVLAALTAVLVVTGVPEWLFYVAALCVTAVNRFVLAGLSAALPRVVARDELVIANALSPTAGTLAATAGGGLAFLVRLLVSDSDAAVLLLGGLLYLASAAASLRLAVPLLGPDPGQLQHLRTAVAGTAHGLVAGVRHLREPGRRGAARALAAMAAMRFCYGALTVMLLMLCRYAWSTDEDEGLALLGVAVAVSGAGFFVAALVTPTGVRRLGAAGWIVSCAAGAGVLELALGLTFAPVPLLAGAFVLGVATQGAKIATDTIVQASVADDFRGRIFSVYDVLFNVAFVAAAGVSALLLPADGKSTVLVVLVALLYGAISVLLIRFDRQ; encoded by the coding sequence ATGTCTGTCGTCGGTGACCTGCGAGTGCTCCTGCGTGTGCGGGACTTCCGGCGGCTGCTCACCGTCCGCCTCCTCTCCCAGGGCGCCGACGGCGTCTTCCAGGTGGCTCTCGCCACCCACGTCGTCTTCTCGCCCGAGAAGCAGACCTCCGCCGCCGCCATCGCCTCGGCCATGGCGGTCCTCCTTCTCCCGTACTCCCTGATCGGCCCCTTCGCCGGCGTGCTCCTGGACCGCTGGCGCCGCCGCCAGGTCTTCCTCTACGGCAACCTGCTCCGCGCCGTCCTCGCCGCGCTCACCGCCGTCCTCGTGGTCACCGGCGTCCCCGAGTGGCTCTTCTACGTGGCGGCCCTCTGCGTGACCGCGGTCAACCGGTTCGTGCTCGCCGGGCTCTCCGCGGCGCTGCCACGGGTGGTCGCCCGCGACGAACTGGTCATCGCCAACGCCCTCTCGCCGACGGCCGGGACACTCGCCGCCACCGCCGGCGGCGGTCTCGCCTTCCTCGTCAGGCTGCTGGTGTCGGACTCCGACGCGGCGGTGCTGCTGCTGGGCGGGCTCCTCTACCTCGCCTCGGCCGCCGCCTCCCTCAGGCTGGCCGTCCCGCTCCTGGGCCCCGACCCGGGCCAGCTCCAACACCTGCGCACCGCGGTCGCCGGGACGGCCCACGGGCTCGTCGCCGGTGTCCGCCATCTGCGCGAGCCGGGCCGCCGCGGGGCCGCGCGGGCACTGGCGGCGATGGCCGCCATGCGCTTCTGCTACGGAGCGCTCACCGTCATGCTCCTCATGCTCTGCCGGTACGCCTGGTCCACCGACGAGGACGAGGGGCTCGCGCTGCTCGGCGTCGCGGTGGCCGTCTCCGGGGCCGGCTTCTTCGTCGCCGCCCTGGTCACCCCGACAGGCGTGCGCCGCCTGGGGGCCGCCGGCTGGATCGTGTCCTGCGCGGCCGGGGCGGGGGTGCTGGAACTGGCCCTGGGGCTCACTTTCGCTCCGGTGCCGCTGCTGGCCGGGGCGTTCGTGCTCGGCGTCGCCACCCAGGGCGCGAAGATCGCCACGGACACCATCGTGCAGGCGTCGGTGGCGGACGACTTCCGTGGGCGGATCTTCTCGGTCTACGACGTCCTCTTCAACGTGGCCTTCGTGGCGGCCGCGGGGGTCTCCGCGCTCCTGTTGCCCGCTGACGGAAAATCGACGGTGCTGGTGGTGCTGGTGGCACTGCTGTACGGAGCGATTTCGGTACTCCTGATCCGGTTTGACCGGCAGTAA
- a CDS encoding CCA tRNA nucleotidyltransferase, whose protein sequence is MPNANEDKPRELSQAQRRAVSELLRVSPAADDLARRFEEAGHSLALVGGSVRDALLGRLGNDLDFTTDARPEQVLRIVRPWADAVWEVGIAFGTVGCQKRAVVAGEELTFEIEITTYRSEAYDRTSRKPEVSYGDAIEDDLVRRDFTVNAMAVALPQKAFVDPYGGLEDLAALVLRTPGTPEASFSDDPLRMMRAARFAAQLDFDVAPEVVAAMTEMAERITIVSAERVRDELNKLLLAAHPRKGLTLLVDTGLAAHVLPELPALRLESDEHHRHKDVYEHSLTVLEQAIDLEEDGPDLTLRLAALLHDIGKPRTRRFEKDGRVSFHHHEVVGAKMVKKRMTALKYANELVKDVSRLVELHLRFHGYGTGEWTDSAVRRYVRDAGPQLSRLHKLTRSDCTTRNKRKASALSRAYDGLEERIAQLQEQEELDAIRPDLDGNQIMRILGVGPGPVIGKAYAFLLDQRLEHGPMGEEAAAAALKEWWAAQG, encoded by the coding sequence GTGCCGAACGCCAACGAAGACAAGCCCCGTGAACTGAGCCAGGCGCAGCGCCGCGCTGTGAGCGAACTGCTGCGCGTCTCCCCCGCCGCGGACGATCTGGCCCGCCGCTTCGAGGAGGCCGGACACTCCCTCGCCCTGGTGGGTGGCTCGGTCCGGGACGCCTTGCTCGGGCGGCTGGGCAACGACCTGGACTTCACGACCGACGCCCGGCCGGAGCAGGTCCTGAGGATCGTCAGGCCCTGGGCGGACGCCGTCTGGGAGGTGGGGATCGCCTTCGGGACCGTCGGCTGCCAGAAGCGGGCCGTCGTGGCGGGCGAGGAGCTCACCTTCGAGATCGAGATCACCACGTACCGCTCGGAGGCGTACGACCGGACCTCGCGCAAGCCCGAGGTCTCCTACGGCGACGCGATCGAGGACGACCTGGTCCGCCGCGACTTCACGGTCAACGCGATGGCGGTGGCCCTGCCGCAGAAGGCGTTCGTCGACCCGTACGGGGGTCTGGAGGATCTGGCGGCCCTGGTGCTGAGGACGCCCGGGACGCCCGAGGCGTCCTTCTCCGACGATCCGCTGCGGATGATGCGCGCGGCGCGGTTCGCCGCCCAGCTCGACTTCGACGTGGCTCCGGAGGTGGTCGCCGCGATGACGGAGATGGCCGAGCGGATCACCATCGTCTCCGCCGAGCGGGTCCGCGACGAACTGAACAAGCTGCTCCTTGCCGCCCATCCTCGCAAGGGCCTCACCCTGCTCGTCGACACCGGCCTCGCCGCGCACGTACTCCCGGAGCTGCCGGCCCTGCGCCTGGAGAGTGACGAGCATCACCGTCACAAGGATGTCTACGAGCACAGCCTGACCGTCCTGGAGCAGGCCATCGACCTGGAGGAGGACGGCCCGGACCTCACCCTCCGGCTCGCCGCGCTCCTCCACGACATCGGCAAGCCGCGCACCCGGCGCTTCGAGAAGGACGGCCGGGTCTCCTTCCACCACCACGAGGTGGTCGGCGCCAAGATGGTGAAGAAGCGCATGACGGCGCTCAAGTACGCCAACGAGCTGGTCAAGGACGTCTCGCGGCTGGTCGAGCTGCATTTGCGGTTCCACGGCTACGGCACGGGCGAGTGGACCGACTCAGCGGTGCGCCGGTATGTCCGGGACGCCGGGCCCCAGCTGTCCCGTCTGCACAAGCTGACGCGCTCGGACTGCACCACCCGGAACAAGCGCAAGGCGTCGGCGCTCTCACGGGCCTACGACGGCCTGGAGGAGCGCATCGCCCAGCTCCAGGAGCAGGAGGAACTGGATGCCATCCGGCCGGATCTGGACGGCAACCAGATCATGCGGATTCTCGGGGTGGGCCCCGGGCCGGTGATCGGCAAGGCGTACGCCTTCCTGCTCGACCAGCGGCTGGAGCACGGCCCCATGGGCGAAGAGGCCGCTGCGGCCGCGCTCAAGGAGTGGTGGGCCGCGCAGGGCTGA
- a CDS encoding DUF6049 family protein: MAEAADIPRTGPSAARRWLGRGAALLAGTALLGGLLHLPAAQAAPVPQAPATDAQARTAQPVSVSLDSFSPAAPVEGDRLTITGTVTNQSKRAITDAHVGLRVGPVLNGRSAIDHAARRDGFSPGADGLEIDEEYAQEIDSLAAGRSLPFRLSVPVDDLDLDGNGIYQLGVSLSGKTAAQPYEQVQGIERTFLPWQPKAAGGQTSLTMLWPLISTPHLTAETDTDEEQTPIFEDDNLAAELAPGGRLERMVALGRELDITWVVDPDLLASVDAMRDGYRVRNADGSTRPGGEQGRKLATDWLAAVESAVAGKKIVALPYGDPDIASIAHRGKNVSGSLGRLKDATDVAASTVETILHVKPSTDFSWPVEGAVTPSIIDVATSAGARNVIARSDSMREAGSLTYTPSAARPIGGGTTAVVADDRLSTLFQGDMTKAGNATLAVQRFVAQTLMTTLQDEGNERSLVVAPQRMPTASQARTMAEALEALDDERWSTPQNLTAAAKADPDARATARVPGNGSYPEALRKQELRKAAFEEIKETQDKLDRFKVILTNQDRVVPPFGRAVDREMSTSWRGLPKEAEQFRSVVSRYLNQLIGSVQLIEKSEAKLSGHSATIPVTVQNNLLQGVDKLVLRLESSKPTRLKIGEGRYQDQPVKVSGGHSQSVKFTTTANANGPVPVWAQLYTEDGRAYGAPIRFDVNVTEFTPTVMLVLAGGVLLLVLAGFRMYTQRKRQARELEAEQGGAPGDPGPGTADEGPDVDGGPGQPGDHGPDTAPESPAPSGPGETVDR, from the coding sequence GTGGCCGAGGCGGCAGACATCCCGAGGACCGGCCCGTCAGCTGCCCGCCGGTGGCTCGGCCGGGGCGCGGCCCTCCTCGCCGGCACGGCCCTTCTCGGCGGGCTGTTGCACCTCCCCGCCGCACAGGCCGCTCCGGTCCCGCAGGCACCGGCGACCGACGCTCAGGCACGTACCGCGCAGCCGGTCTCCGTCTCCCTCGACTCGTTCAGCCCCGCGGCCCCGGTCGAGGGCGACCGCCTGACGATCACGGGCACGGTCACCAACCAGAGCAAGCGGGCGATCACCGATGCCCACGTCGGCCTCCGGGTCGGCCCGGTCCTCAACGGGCGCAGCGCCATCGACCACGCGGCCCGCCGTGACGGCTTCTCCCCGGGTGCGGACGGTCTGGAGATCGACGAGGAGTACGCCCAGGAGATCGACTCGCTCGCCGCGGGCCGCTCCCTGCCGTTCCGCCTCTCGGTGCCGGTCGACGACCTCGATCTCGATGGCAACGGCATCTACCAGCTCGGCGTCTCGTTGAGCGGGAAGACCGCCGCCCAGCCCTACGAACAGGTGCAGGGCATCGAGCGGACCTTCCTGCCGTGGCAGCCGAAGGCCGCCGGGGGGCAGACCTCGCTGACGATGCTGTGGCCGCTCATCTCCACCCCGCACCTCACCGCGGAGACCGACACGGACGAGGAGCAGACGCCGATCTTCGAGGACGACAACCTCGCCGCGGAGCTGGCCCCGGGCGGCCGGCTGGAGCGCATGGTCGCCCTCGGCCGGGAGCTCGACATCACCTGGGTCGTCGACCCCGACCTGCTGGCCTCCGTCGACGCGATGCGCGACGGCTACCGGGTGCGCAACGCGGACGGCTCCACCCGGCCCGGCGGCGAGCAGGGCAGGAAACTCGCCACCGACTGGCTCGCCGCCGTGGAGAGCGCGGTGGCGGGCAAGAAGATCGTCGCCCTGCCCTACGGGGACCCCGACATCGCCTCGATCGCCCACCGGGGCAAGAACGTCTCCGGATCCCTGGGCCGGCTGAAGGACGCCACCGACGTGGCCGCCAGCACCGTGGAGACGATCCTCCACGTCAAGCCCAGCACCGACTTCTCCTGGCCGGTGGAGGGTGCGGTCACCCCCTCGATCATCGACGTGGCGACCTCGGCGGGCGCACGGAACGTCATCGCCCGCAGTGACAGCATGCGCGAGGCCGGGAGCCTCACCTACACCCCGTCGGCTGCCCGGCCGATCGGGGGTGGGACGACGGCCGTGGTCGCCGACGACCGGCTCTCCACCCTCTTCCAGGGCGACATGACGAAGGCCGGCAACGCCACCCTCGCCGTCCAGCGGTTCGTGGCCCAGACACTCATGACGACGCTCCAGGACGAGGGGAACGAACGCAGTCTGGTCGTCGCCCCGCAGCGGATGCCCACCGCCAGCCAGGCCCGCACGATGGCGGAGGCGCTGGAGGCCCTCGACGACGAACGGTGGAGCACCCCGCAGAACCTGACGGCGGCCGCGAAGGCCGACCCCGACGCGCGCGCCACGGCCCGGGTGCCGGGCAACGGCTCGTACCCCGAGGCGCTGCGCAAGCAGGAGCTGCGGAAGGCGGCGTTCGAGGAGATAAAGGAGACCCAGGACAAGCTGGACCGTTTCAAGGTCATCCTCACCAACCAGGACCGGGTGGTGCCCCCCTTCGGCCGGGCCGTCGACCGCGAGATGTCCACCTCGTGGCGGGGGCTGCCCAAGGAGGCGGAGCAGTTCCGCTCCGTGGTGTCGAGGTACCTGAACCAGCTGATCGGGAGCGTGCAGCTGATCGAGAAGAGCGAGGCGAAGCTCTCCGGTCACAGCGCCACCATCCCGGTGACCGTGCAGAACAACCTGCTCCAGGGTGTCGACAAGCTGGTGCTGCGGCTGGAGTCCTCCAAGCCGACCCGGCTCAAGATCGGCGAGGGGCGCTACCAGGACCAGCCGGTCAAGGTCTCCGGCGGCCACAGCCAGTCGGTCAAGTTCACCACCACCGCCAACGCCAACGGCCCCGTACCGGTCTGGGCCCAGCTCTACACCGAGGACGGGCGGGCCTACGGCGCCCCGATCCGCTTCGACGTGAACGTCACGGAGTTCACGCCGACGGTGATGCTGGTCCTCGCGGGCGGCGTACTCTTGCTCGTCCTCGCCGGATTCCGGATGTACACCCAGCGCAAGCGGCAGGCGCGGGAGCTGGAGGCGGAGCAGGGCGGGGCGCCGGGCGATCCCGGGCCCGGCACGGCGGACGAGGGACCGGACGTGGACGGGGGGCCCGGGCAGCCGGGTGACCACGGACCGGACACCGCTCCCGAAAGCCCGGCCCCGTCCGGCCCGGGTGAGACAGTGGACCGCTGA